From the Cohaesibacter sp. ES.047 genome, the window AGATGTTCCGAGAACAGGCCGGGATTGTATCGCTGGTTGAGGATTCTCAGTCGGTCGAGATGGTTCTGCCGCAAAGGTTGGTTCGCACCGATGGAGGCACCCACGCCGTGCAGCGATAAAGGGTAGCGGGAGGCGATTTCCGTCAGATATTTGTGCGGTGGCCCGCCCGCGCCCATGTAGTTTTCCGGGTGAACCTCAAACCAGCCAATATCGGGCGATGTTTCAATGATGGTCTGATAGTGCTCGGCCTTGAGCCCGACACCGGCGCGGCGCGGGATCGGCTTGCCTGTCGGTGTGGTGGTCGCTGCTTTGGGTGGCATCGTCTTAGCCTCCTTGAAAGATCCCCATGCGAAATGGTCATTGAGCCTTGCGAATGGGGATGGATCTGGTTCCGAGCGGTTCCTCTGGCGACATTGGTGACGCCAGAGGAACTGCATCGGTATCTCGCTGACGTTTCGCTTACATGGAGTCTTTCATGATCGGCTCGAGGCTACCCATGCCGTTCGGAGTTTTCATGGTGGTGCAGGTGCCTTTGGGGACGAGCTTCCAGGCATTGCCCTGATAATCTTCAGTCGATGTGCCTGCGCAGGTGGTGCCAGGGCCGGCCTTGCAATCGTTCTGGCCCTTGAGAGCAACGCCGTAGCATTTCTCCTTTTCCATGGCGTAGGCGCCGCCAGTGGACATGGCGGTCATGGCACTTGCGGATACGATGGTTGCGACGGCGCCAGCAAGGACGGTAGCGGAGAAGGATTTGGAATTGGTGGACATGCGTGTCTCCTCGGTGATTGGAATTGTTGCTCTGAAACTGGTTCGTGCGGTTTGTCTCGCTTTCGAACAAGGCCAAGTCTGTCGGCAATTCCGATCAATAGGAAATGAATTGGGTGTGACGCGCGCCTCACGCCAGCTCACTGAGCCGTGAGAATCATGGTGAGGTAGCAAGAGCGCGAGTTGGGGCGACGGGCAGCTTCCTGTCGCTTTTTATCTAGACATTGTCGCGAGCAGTTGACTAATAATTGTGCAATTATTTTCGATCTCGAAATTGGCCTAAAAATTATGCACAGGTTATTTCGGTCTTGGGATTTAGTCGAATGATGGCTTTAAAGCGCATTTGTTTCAATGCTTTATTGAGTGCGTTTAAATGCGTCGCAGCGCTATTCTGGCCGCTGTTAGACCGGTTTGGGCGGCAGATCAGCACTGTCTGGGTTGAAAAAGCGTGGGCCGAATGTCACTGTTGCAGTGCGGAATACTTCCCGCCGCCCTTGCTGGGCGTTTCCTCCTTAGACTTTTCGGGCCGCCATCGTGCGGCCCTTTTTCTTTTGTGCGTTTGGAGGGCTGGTGGATCAGTCACAGTGTTGGTGATCAATTTCTGTGACGGGCCAAAGTCTGGCGGGAATAGCCGCAAAAAGGGGCGGGGAATGCGATCAGGGCGCGATGGCCAACGCCCAAAACAAGGACGCCATATCCCAGCCAAAGTGCGCAGATGCGTGATCGTAAAGAGGGACTGCTATTCTGCTGCTGCCGCCTCGGGCAACAGGTGGTCGTTGGCGCATTGCATCAACAGCTCGGTGAAGCGAGCAAACAGATCCGTCAGTTCATCAAAGTGATCCAGCGGTTCCAGCGTTTCCTCGTTCATATAAAGGCTGCGATCGATTTCGATCTGCAAGGCATGCAGCCCCTTGATCGGGCGGCCATAATGCTGGGTGATAAAGCCGCCAGCATAGGGCCGGTTGAGATCTACCTTGAAGCCCAGATGGGTCAGGATGCTCTTGACTGAGCTGGTCAGCGAGCTGTGACAGCTGGTGCCGTAGCGATCCCCCAGAATGATGTCTGGCCTGATGCTTGGATTGGTGTTCTTGAGAACACGGGATGGCATGGAATGGCAATCGATGAGACAGGCATAGCCGAATTCGACATGGGTGAGGGCCATCTGCCGGCGCAACGCCTGATGATAGGGCTTGTAGAGGCGATCAATGCGGTCAAGCCCTTCGGTGAGCGCGAGTTTGTGGCGATAGATCTCCTTGCGCTCGGAGACAATGCGGGCGATCGTGCCAAGGCCGCTCCCCACGCGCGTCCCGGCACTCTTGGCATAAGAGGGCAAGGGAGCGTCGAACATGGTGGGGTCGAGCTCGTAAGGCTCTCGATTGAGATCGAGATAGGCGCGCGGGAAATGGGCAGACATCAGCGGCGCGCCGCAGTCAGGCACTTTTGAGAAAAGGTGATCGACATAGGCGTCTTCAGAGCTGCGCAATTCCATCTCGCTCAAGCGACTGGAGTGCCGGAAGTCCTCGGTGTAGCAGCGTCCGGAATGGGGCGAATTGAACAGATAGGGAGCAAGCAGCTGTTCGGGATGGTCGATCCGAAAGGGCGTGTCGAGTTGGTGGGTCGGTTCGAAATTCACAGAGCTCGTCTCGTTGCTGTAACTCTTGTTTTTCTGCGACATTCGGCAGGATTTGATCGGTTCTTCACCGGTTGGCCAAACATGCCTTGAGTCGCGCTAAGGGCTTATGAAAGCTGATACTAATGGAAACTTCGTGTAAATGGGAGAAAAACTCCTAAGATTTTTGTCGAATCTTATGAGGTGACTGCGCTAAGATGGTGAAAGAGGGGCCGGGTTCACTTGATCTTTACCCGAAGTGGTATGAAATGTAGGATCAGTCGTCCCTGAGAAGTGGGATTGAAAACCGATCGAGAAAGTCGCCCGCAAGGGGCTGGAGACCGATATACCATGTCGCAAATTTTGCTCGCTGAAGATGATAATGACATGCGCCGCTTTCTGGCGCGCGCTTTGCAGAATGCTGGCTACGAAGTCGTCTCTTTTGATAACGGGAAAAGCGCCTACGACAGGCTGCGTGAAGAGCCATTTACCTTGCTTTTGACCGATATCGTGATGCCGGAGATGGATGGCATTGAGCTCGCACGCCGCGCGACCGAGCTTGATCCTGACCTCAAGGTGATGTTCATCACCGGGTTTGCCGCCGTTGCTCTCAATCCCGATTCTCAGGCACCCAAGGACGCCAAAGTGCTGTCCAAACCGTTCCACCTTCGAGACCTCGTCAATGAGGTCAGCAAGATGCTAGCAGCCTGATTTCGGACCATTTTAAGGGGCTGCCATCGTCGCGCCGAAGGCTTGCGACGATGTTTTTCACAGATTTGCAACAAACGGCTGAAGAGTTCGGCGAAAGGGGTTGCAATCCCTTTTGCAGAGCGGTAGAAGCCATCTCACCGCATGGCAATGTCCTCGTTACGAGGGCGCCGACAGGATGGGCGTATAGCTCAGCGGGAGAGCACTTCGTTGACATCGAAGGGGTCACTGGTTCAATCCCAGTTACGCCCACCATCCTTTCCTCAATGAAAACAATGCCATAGATTTTCGGGCCACCTCTGTAACGAAGTTCTCTCTGGTTCATCGTGAACCGGTTCTTCAAGAGACCCTCCTGTTTTCCATTTCGCATGGGAAAAGAAGGATGTTTTCCGATAGATAACACTTGAATGGCCATATCTTCAGGTTGGATTCTGCGGATCATTCTTACATGTCCAATTGTGTAGCTTTTGCTGTCTTTCGAAGATAGTCCGGTGAAAATTTCGCGTAGACCTTTTCCGTGATCCTCGAATCTGAATGCCCAAGAAACTGTGCGATTTCTGACATGGAGTTCCCTTCTTCGGCCATCCAGACAGCAGCGCTATGGCGCAACAGATGGGCAGTAACCCTTTTGAGACCAGCCTTGGCCGACGCGGTGGCCAACGAGCGTTTGAGAGATTTTACTGGCTTGTCACCCCACGTGATGACATGTTCGGTCATGGCCTTGGACTTTGCCTCGAGGAGCGCATGATAAACGGTGTCATTCATGGGCACCACCGCACGGCCCTTACGCCTTTGAAGATCTTCTGGTCGCTTAAAAGTGATCAGTCGCCGTTCAAAATCGCAACGATCCCAGGTCAGCTCCGAAACTGCTCCGATCCTTGCTCCTGTGGCGCTCATAATCGTAATGGCCAGCTTAACATGGGGTTTCGTCGCGCATTCGATGAGCGTTTTGACTTCGGCTTTTTTGAGGTATCTGTCGACAGGGTCTGGTTTCTTAGGTCGATGGATATATGGAGCTTTCTTGATCCAGTCGTTTTTCTCGCCGAAATTCATCACTGTGCTAAGATGACCGAGTTCTGTCCAAATTGTCCCATCTGCTTTGCCTGCAGCCCGACGGGCTTCGATATAGTCTGTACAGGTTTTCCTTTTTATCAGATTTGGCAAAAGATAGCCAAAATGCTGTCCAAGAGCTTTCCATGTATGTTCCATGGTCTCGAGAACTGCTTTGCCCTCGTTCTCTTGCACATACTCATTCCAGAGCCATTCTACCGTGATCTCTGAGGGTGTTTTTAGGATATCTTCAACTTGAGCTAGACGCCGCCGCGCTTCTTGGAAGTCTGTCGTACCAAGTGATGCGCGGCGAGTTTTTCCGCCCTCGTACCAGACTTCACACCAGACGCCACGATACATTTTGATTTGATTAGACATGTCTCATACTCCTTTACTGCTGAGACGGGGATACGGAAATGTTTTTTGCCTAAGCGGAATGCTGACAGTTTGCCCTCGTTGATCGTCTTGATGACAAGGGTTTTAGAGCATTGCCAACGTTCTGAGAGTTGTTCCGGAGTGAGGGGCTGACTATCCATTTGCGGGCCTTCCAAGATGCTTTCTCGGCGAATTCCATCGCTATGCCGCCCGGTTGAATTCCAACCGACGGCTCTTTGCGTTTGCGTGAACTAAAAGGGAAGTAGAAAAGCTGAGAGCTGGACCCAAACCAGAATGCGTCAATTTCGAAAGAAAAGCGCTCTCAGGACCGTGATTTGTGCCGAAAAGCTCTTTGATCACCTCGTGTTCCTGATATAATCGAGGTGTTCAGAAATCTTGGCAGTCCCGATGTGCAGTATTTGGGCTGCTGTGATCGCTGGCGACAGGTGCAATATGTGCGTTTTTGCATAGGGCAAAAATTTCACAAACCCAAATAAAATTGACAAAAAAAGTTATCTAACTGATTTCATGAGGGTTTATTCTCGGTTTCCGCCGTTTTTGTTGAATCTACCAGCTTTTCCGCCGACGCTGTCTCATTATCCTCGCCATCGTGTCATGGATGGCGAGGTTGTTCGGTGCGCTTTACTTGATTTACATCTCTCTGAACGATTGTGCCCGTCGCTTCTCAGCGTGAATGATATCCAGAAACCGATTGGCAAAATATTGAGCTTCTTGCAGATCAGCCCGTATACTGGCGTAGGATGAAGCCAAAGGATTGTCCGCATCCAGGTTGGGCAGAGCCTCCAGCAAATCGTCGACGATCTCGTCAAATTGCGGATCCAGAACACAGCGATTGCTGACAGCATCGATCAGGGCATGTAATGGCCTGATGTCGTCGAAAATATCGCCAACTGCAATATCGGGCATAGAGGATAGCGCCCTTCGGGCCGCGAAGATTGCATCGGCTCCGATATCGATGATGCGGCTGGCATCGGTCTTGTGCTGATCGACAAGAAGCGAAATATTGTGGCGATAGGTTTCAGGTATAAGGGGCATATGGTCATCCTTTTCAAAATGAATGGTTTGGTGATTTGTCCGGCCGACACCGTGGCTGGTCGGACAAATCTCAAAGCACTCTGTGACTACTTCTGGGGATCGGGTTTTGGGATGGCAATCGGCGCTGGGATAATCATCCCGGACATTTGGCGGCCAGATCTCTTGGCAAGCAGGGCTTGTTGTTTGAGCATATCGGCTCGTCCTTCTGCGCGCTCAACGTTGGTGGCATGGATAAGAGCTCTAAGGCGTTCCAACTGAACGAGCTCGTCACCAACCAGCCGACCAAGGACTGGTGTTCCATCCTTGTTGAGTGCAAAGCCTTCATGGTTGACAGAGACAATCACAAGGCCACGCAGATTGTAGACTGTCGGCTGCATGAGACCTGCTGCACCAAAGGCGGCAGAATGCTCGACGCGGATTTGGGGTCCGTGGTTAAAAGTTGTCCCGATGTCATGTCCCCGGGCGAGAGTCAGATAGCGGGTGCCGATATAGATTGCCTCGTCGACAACAAGCCATGGCAATGCCTTCTTGGGTGGTTGTAGAGGATTGTCGAAATGCTCTGAAGGCATCTCGAAGGCAACAATGTCGCCACAGCTGACAGAGCCTTGCCAGTTGCTGGCGTGCTTCGTGGATGGAATATTTTTGCTGGTCATCAATATCTCCGACCTGGTTTGAAGGGATTTTGACACCTGCCTTTCCTGGTTTCTCTTTCTGGCGAAACGGATCGGGCGCGGCGTCACCAGACCCGCTGCGCACAATCCGGTTGCCATCCGTCAGGGGTTTTTGATCTCATGATGATTGGTGGGATCAGCATGAGATCAGGGAGCTTGCAGTTTAAGGGAAAGAGCCTCGAGAAAACCGCCGCCAAGAGGTTGTCTCGAGTCCGGCTGAAGGCCGCCAAGGGGATCCAAGGAGGGCATGGCAATCGCTCCCTTGGCCGGAGTTGGTCTGGCAGAGAGGATCGTCTGCCAGTCGCCAGACAGGCCCGTCGGAGACGAGTGGGAGATCCAAGAGGATGGGCGCGATAGCCCCCTCTGGTCCGGCTGATGGCCCCGGTCGGGTTTGGGTAGGCGGCGCGCTACCCATGCGGCGATATCATCGTCGCTGGGTGCAGGGGTTTCCCATGCCGCACTCTGCGTAAGAGCCCTCGGAGAGTCGACACGTTTTGATCCGCGAAAGCGGAGAAATCAAAACGTATAGTCGGACCCTACTACTCTTGAACCACCCTTAATTTGCCTCTGAAAATGAGAGGTTTCTGGGGTTGTTTGCTTTTATTTCCGGATCAATAAAGTGCGCCCTATTTGCTTCACAGGTCATGACATCAGACATGTGGAGTAACGCAATTGCAAGGGTATCAATACGGTCGCGTCGAGTCATATAGCCGCAAAGGCGGCCAACAAAAAAAGCGTGCGAATGGAGACAGAGCCTGGACCGTCGATGAAGTTATCGCCGAGGCAGAGCGCAAGCCTGGATCATGTAGTCATGTGGAAGAGCCAGATCCAGACCCATTGATTATACCGGGCTCTTGTAAAAATTTTGATGAGCTACGCCAAGCTCACAATGATGCCTGCAAAGTCAAGCAGCAGGTGCCATATACAAATCCAAAGACTGGAAAAAAATCCCTACGCACCAAAGCCCTGCGAGTCGACAAACACACGCTTTATTCTTCTGTGATTTCGCTTCCAATCCTGAGTGCTGATGCATGGGCAATGCCCGATCTGATGGACGAGTGTATGGACTTGTTTCAACAGGTCGTCCGTTTCGAAACGGACCGCCTCGAAGAGGCAGGTGGTCAATTTGCGATGGCAGTTGTGCACCGAGACGAAGCGCATATGCATATCCATGTTTATGGCGTTGATCCTGTGCGTGGAGAGATCACCTGGCTTCATCCAGGAAAAGCTGCCGTTGATAATATCCGTCGAGGCGCTGGCTGGAAAAAAGACAATTTGGCCGAACAGGGTCGAGCCTATTGTGATGCTATGCGACAGTGGCAAGATGATTTCTATACTTCAGTTTTCAGGGACGCTGGCCTGATGCGGTATGGCCCCAAGCGATTTCGCCTGCCACGAGCTGAATATCTGCAGCAAATGGCTGCTCATGAGCAGCTTGCGGTGACGAGAAGAGATCTGCCGGAGGCTAGAAAAACAATCGACGAAGCACATAGCCAGCAGGAAAGCATCGAGGCAAAACGGCAGGAGTTGGAAAGGGAAAAGCGGGAATTTGAAGAGTATGTGACTTCTAAGGAATGCAAGGTCCAGATTGCCGAAGAGGACCTGTTTGAACGTCAAAACAAGGTATATTTCGAACAGCAGCAAAAACAGGCGGAGGGTGATCAGATCATTGCCAAGGCGGAAGAAGCAAAACGGGAGGCAGATGCAATCCGGGCCAAGGCGTTACGCCAACAAAAACTGAATGAGCAGTATATCGAGAGATACGACGATGCTCTTGAAGCAGGCCTGGCTGCTGTCGATGATGGAGTGATTTCCTATCAACCGTCGAGTGGCACAGGCCAACAAGACAAGCTGAGTTTTGGCCCAGCTGCTCCCAAGGATGGTGAGCAAAGAGCGATTTTAAAAGCCAAATGGCAACCTGCTCTTAAAGTGATCAAAAAGTATGCCCGGCGAATCTGGAGCTCAGAGGCCGCTCAGTGTGAACGCCAATTCAAAGCGGATCCTTCACTGGTCGATGTACAGGTGACATATAACCCTGATGCAGCGCCTCAGTCTGACGATATTCTGAAAATGGACGTAAAGGTCAGTCTTGATAAGATCAAGGGCCTTTCACAGCCAATGAAGCGGATTCTCGGCGGCATCGCGAATGTCATTGCTACGCAGGTTGGCAACGCCGCGATCAAGTTGGCGCGATCAAAACTGCGGGATGAACTCGACGACCTTAAGGCATATCGTGTCCAGCACCGACAGCAATATGGCTCCATTGATCCAAAAGCAGAAGCCAAAATGTCATTTCAGGAACAGGGCCTAGAAAACATGATGGCCAAGGCGCCAGATCCGCGCAATGCGGAGAGACGGGCAAGACAGGACCTAAGGAGCAAAGGTGACAAGATGGATCGGTAGCCCGGTATCACCAATATCGTCGATGTCAGTCTTTCCTGGTATTGCAGAGCAATGTTATGCAGAGGGCAGATAGCTCGGCCAAGATTCCGATATATAGTGGAACCATGAGATCGGGCGCAAATGGATCATTTCGAAACTGTTGCAGGACTTTCGCGATCCGCTCAACCACCGTTTCGTCTGATGACGGTAAATCCTTGT encodes:
- the cpdR gene encoding cell cycle two-component system response regulator CpdR, with protein sequence MSQILLAEDDNDMRRFLARALQNAGYEVVSFDNGKSAYDRLREEPFTLLLTDIVMPEMDGIELARRATELDPDLKVMFITGFAAVALNPDSQAPKDAKVLSKPFHLRDLVNEVSKMLAA
- a CDS encoding excisionase family DNA-binding protein → MDSQPLTPEQLSERWQCSKTLVIKTINEGKLSAFRLGKKHFRIPVSAVKEYETCLIKSKCIVASGVKSGTRAEKLAAHHLVRQTSKKRGGV
- a CDS encoding site-specific integrase, which codes for MSNQIKMYRGVWCEVWYEGGKTRRASLGTTDFQEARRRLAQVEDILKTPSEITVEWLWNEYVQENEGKAVLETMEHTWKALGQHFGYLLPNLIKRKTCTDYIEARRAAGKADGTIWTELGHLSTVMNFGEKNDWIKKAPYIHRPKKPDPVDRYLKKAEVKTLIECATKPHVKLAITIMSATGARIGAVSELTWDRCDFERRLITFKRPEDLQRRKGRAVVPMNDTVYHALLEAKSKAMTEHVITWGDKPVKSLKRSLATASAKAGLKRVTAHLLRHSAAVWMAEEGNSMSEIAQFLGHSDSRITEKVYAKFSPDYLRKTAKATQLDM
- a CDS encoding DUF2282 domain-containing protein, which translates into the protein MSTNSKSFSATVLAGAVATIVSASAMTAMSTGGAYAMEKEKCYGVALKGQNDCKAGPGTTCAGTSTEDYQGNAWKLVPKGTCTTMKTPNGMGSLEPIMKDSM
- a CDS encoding N-formylglutamate amidohydrolase — protein: MSQKNKSYSNETSSVNFEPTHQLDTPFRIDHPEQLLAPYLFNSPHSGRCYTEDFRHSSRLSEMELRSSEDAYVDHLFSKVPDCGAPLMSAHFPRAYLDLNREPYELDPTMFDAPLPSYAKSAGTRVGSGLGTIARIVSERKEIYRHKLALTEGLDRIDRLYKPYHQALRRQMALTHVEFGYACLIDCHSMPSRVLKNTNPSIRPDIILGDRYGTSCHSSLTSSVKSILTHLGFKVDLNRPYAGGFITQHYGRPIKGLHALQIEIDRSLYMNEETLEPLDHFDELTDLFARFTELLMQCANDHLLPEAAAAE